CACCGCATCGATATGCCTGTCGAGCTTTTGTAAAGCCTGGTCGAGCGCATCGGCTTGCGCCACCGTGCGCGGGAATCCGTCAAGCAAGAATCCTTTCTCGCAATCCGGTTCCTGGATGCGGTCGCGGACAATTCCGATAACCACTTTGTCGGGCACAAGCGCGCCTTGTGTCATGTACTCCTGAGCCTTGAGACCGAGCTCGGTCTTGTTCGCTACGGCTGCCCGCAGCATGTCACCGGTCGAGATATGCGGCAGCCCGTATGTTTTCACAATCCGCTCTGCCTGCGTACCTTTACCTGCGCCAGGAGGACCTAGCAAAATTACGTTCACGGTTTTGCTCCTTTCGGTCAAAAAACCTACTTTCGACAAACAAACCTCAAACCTATTTCAGGAAGCCCTCATAGTGCCTCATAAGAAGCTGAGATTCGATTTGCCTCATCGTCTCTAGCGCCACGCCGACGATAATGAGCAATGATGTTCCACCAAAGTTACCGCCCTGGAAGAACGGAATATTCAAAAATTTACCTAGTATTTGCGGAATTATCGCTATGAGCGCAAGGAAGAACGCACCCGGCAGCGTAATCCTGGTAAGCACCCTGTCAAGGTAGCCTGCAGTTGGTTTACCCGGTCGCACACCAGGGATAAACCCGCCGTACTTCTTCATGTTGTCCGATATGTCGATCGGATTGAAGATAATTGCCGTATAAAAGTAGGTAAAGAATATTACCAGCAGTGCGTACAGTGACAAGTATATTGCACCGCTCGGATCGAGTAACCTAGTAACCGTGGTCGAAAACCCGCCCTTAAACATCTGTAAGATTGTCGCCGGGAAAATCAATACCGACGAGGCAAAGATGATCGGGATAACACCCGCTGAGTTTACCTTAAGCGGGATATAGGTGCTCGAACCACCATACACTTTACGCCCGACAACACGCTTCGCGTATTGAACCGGGATTCTTCGCTGTGCTTTCTCAACAAAAATAATCGAGACTATGATTGCAAACAGCACAACAAGCAGGCCGACGACTGTAACCGCTCCACCGGTTACACCAGTCTGGTAAATTGCCTCCGGCAGTCGCGAGATAATACTTGCAAAAATCAAGATCGACATACCATTACCTATGCCGCGCTGGGTAATGAGCTCACCCAACCACATGATAAACGCGGTACCAGCTACGAGCGTTAGCACGATAAGGGCATTGGTTGCCAGCGTAAATGAACCGGCTGCGCCGAGCGCCCTAAGCTGATTCTGGAACAGTACCGTTAAGCTGACGGATTGTACGAGTGCCAGCATAAGTGTGAGATACCTGGTCCACTGCGTAATCTTGCGCTGCCCAACGTCCCCTTCTTTCGACCATGCTTGAAGCGTCGGGATAACAATCGTCAAAAGCGATAGAATAATCGATGCCGTAATGTACGGCATGATTCCTAGCGCGAAGACCGCGAAGTTTGAGAGTGCGCCTCCGGCAAATAGGTCGACAAAACCAAGAAGCGGTGACGATTCAAACAAACTCTTCAGGGCATCTACCTTAACGCCGGGGACCGGAACATGGGCACCTAACCGGTAAATACCAATCATGGCGAGCGTAAAAAGTATCCGGCGCTTCAAATCGGGTACTTTAAATGCGTTTGCTAATGCTTCAATCATTTACGACTCTCTACCTTTCCGCCAGCGGCCTCGATTTTCCTGACCGCAGATCCGCTAAACTGATCTGCTTGTACGGTAAGTGATTTCTCAACCTCACCGCGGCCCAGTACCTTAATAGGCATGGTGGCTTTCTTAATGATGCCGGCTTGCTGCAATGCCTGAGCATCAACAACGCTGCCCGCATCAAAGCTGTTCAACTGATCGACATTGACCAGCTCAAATACTTTCTTAAACGGGTTCTTGAATCCCGGTAGTTTTGGCAGACGCCTGTAAATAGGAGTCTGGCCTCCCTCAAACCCTGGGCCCTTTCCACCGCCTGAACGGGATTTCTGGCCCTTCGTACCACGGGTGGCTGTTTTGCCATGCCCGGATCCGGGTCCACGGCCAACTCTCTTTTTCTTCTTAACAGCACCCGGAGCGGGTGACAGTTCATGTAACCGCATTCGTCCTATCCTCCCTCAAAACATCAGAGAAAAATCCATAATCTCATACATTGTATACTGTATTAACAACTAAATACTAGACCATTATCCTCGACAAATCGCGAGGTAGATGCTTAGCCGACCTCTTCTACCTCAACCAAGTGAGATACCTTTGCGATCATACCGCGGATCTCAGGCCGGTCTTCCTGCTCGACAACATGGCGTATCCTTTTAAGGCCTAGTGCGCGCAGCGTTCGCTTTTGATCTTCTTTGCGACCGATACCGCTCCTGACCTGCTTAATCTTAAGCTTAGCCAATTCGCTACCTCCTCATCAACCTTGTCCCTGCTGCTTACCTCTTGCTTGCGAGCTCTTCGGTCGTCATACCGCGAAGTTTGGCAACTTCTTCCGGTGTCTTGAGCGACTGAAGCCCTTGAACGGTGGCCCGCAACATATTGATCGGGTTTTGGCTACCCAGGGACTTCGTCAGGATGTCCCTCACACCGGCGAGCTCCAGAATTGCTCGAACAGGACCGCCAGCGATAACACCGGTACCTTCTGATGCCGGCTTTAAGAGAACGCGGCCAGCGCCATACTGGCCGACAACCTCGTGCGTGATGGTCGATCCCGCAAGCGGGACATAGAACAGGTTCTTTTTCGCATCCTGTATGCCCTTCTGGATTGCGATCGGGACCTCGCCGCCTTTGCCAAAGCCGATGCCAACATGGCCATTGCGATCGCCGACAACTACAAGCGCGCTCAAACTAAACCTGCGTCCGCCTTTAACGACTTTCGCGACCCTGTTAATATTAACTAATTTTTCTTCGAGCTCTAGCTCGTCCGGATTAATTCTTTTGCTCACGCGTTTCCCCCTACTCCTTTAAAATTTCAGGCCCGTCTCACGCGCTGCATCGGCCAATGCCTTCACGCGCCCGTGATACAAAAACCCGCCTCTATCAAATACAACCTCTATGATGCCCTTATCCTGTGCCTTCTTGGCGACAAGTGCACCAACCATTTTGGCGGCTTCTACATTACCACCAGTACTAACCTTGGACTTAATATCCGCATCCAAGCTCGATGCGCTAATCAGGGTCGTGCCCTTTGTGTCATCGATAACTTGCACGTATATGTGATTAGTGCTTCGAAAAACAGACATGCGAGGCCTCTCAGCTGTGCCAGATAATTTCTTACGCACTCTGCGGTGCCTTCTAAGCCTTGCTATCCTTTCCTGAGCTGTCTTTCCCATCGTATCCTCCACAACCTGCTATCTAAACTAGCGGTTTACTATTTCGCAGTCTTTCCAACTTTTCTTCTGATGTGCTCGCCCTCGTACTTGATGCCTTTGCCCTTATAGGGTTCCGGTGGGCGGACGCTGCGGATGTTAGCCGCAACTTGGCCGACTCTCTGCTTGTTCGCACCCCGTACAACGATTCTATTCGGGGCCGGTACCTCGAACTCGATACCCGGCTCTGCGACAACAGGGACCGGATGCGAGAAACCCATGGCAAGCTCAATGTCATTGCCTTTTTTCGTTGCCCTGTAACCGACACCTACGATCTCTAGGGTTTTTGCATAACCATCGCTCACACCGACAACCATATTGTTGACGAGCGTGCGCACGAGACCATGAAGCGATCTGTGAAGCTTACTCTCTGATAGGCGCTGTACCAGCACCTGATTATCTTCTTGTGAAATTTTAATACCCTGCGGGATCTTCTCCGACAGCTGGCCTTTAGGCCCTTTTACTACGACCTCAGCCGGCTGGATTATCACTTCTACGCCCGCGGGAACATTAATCGGTAGCTTACCAATTCTTGACACGTTTTCCCTCCCGTGTTACCAAACATAGCAAAGTACTTCGCCGCCTAAGCCGGCTCTCTTTGCTGCGTTGCCAGTCATGATGCCTTTCGAAGTCGACATAACCGCTATACCAAGGCCGCCGAGCACCCGCGGGATCTCGTCTTTCTTAGCATAAATTCTCAAACCAGGTTTGCTGATTCTCTTAATACCGGTAATTACACGCTCACGATCAGGACCATAACTCATCTTAACCCTAATCATTTTGAAACCGCCGTTTTCTTGAACGACCTCGAAATCCTGTATGTATCCCTCTTCTTTGAGGATCTTGGCAATCTGTTCTTTCATTCTCGAATCAGGGATATCAACTGCCCCATGATAGGCCCTGTTTGCATTGCGTATACGCGTAAGCATATCTGCAATAGGGTCCGTCATTGTCATAACGCTTCCTCCTTATCAAACCAGTATCTGCGTTCCTCAAGGTGTTCGCGGTCCGTGTAGCATCCCACGGAAAAGCGCATGAGTTCTAATGCTTTCACGCATTCATGCCTTCAAACCACGATCTTATGCCTCGAGACTACAGACTTAGCTGATCTACATAAAATCTATTTACAGCTTACAGCTCTTACCAACTAGCCTTTGTAACACCCGGTATTTCACCACGGTGCGCGAGTTCTCTCAAGCAAATACGGCACAGGCCGAATTTGCGGAAATACCCGCGCGGCCTACCGCATCGTGAGCAGCGATGGTACGCACGTGTTGCGTATTTGCTTCTGCGCTGCTGTTTTGCGATCATCGATTTCTTAGCCAATTGAACCTCCATCCTTACATTCAAAGAATGTTTGAATATATCTAATATCTATCTTTCTTTGAACGGGAAGCCGAACTTCTTTAAAAGCGCACGGCCTTCCTCGTCTGTTTTCGCTGTAGTTACGATCGTAATATCCATACCGCGGATCTTATCGATCTTATCATAGTCTATTTCAGGAAAGACGAGCTGATCGGTTATACCGAACGAATAGTTTCCGCGCCCATCAAACGACTTTGGCGAAATCCCTCGAAAATCCCTAATTCTTGGGAGCGCCGTCGAAAGCAGGCGGTCTAAGAACTCGTACATCCTGTTTCCCCGGAGCGTAACCTTAACGCCGACCGGCATGTTCTCGCGGAGCTTGAAACCTGCGATAGATTTTTTTGCCCGGCGGATAATGGGTTTTTGCCCGGCGATGATAGTCATGTCCGCAATCGCACCGTCGAGTGCTTTTGAGTTCTGCGCCGCTTCGCCGACACCCATGTTCAAAACGATCTTTTCAACTCTTGGTACCTGCATCACATTCTTGTAATTTAGCTCTGTCTTTAATGCAGGCAGAATCTCCTTATTATAGGTTGCTTTAAACCTCGGCATCGGCTGTGCGCTGTTACCAGCTGCCTTTTTTTCGGCCGCAGGCTTTTTCTCAGCTGTTTTCTTTTCCGCCGCAGGCTTCTTCTCGTCAGCCTTCTTGCTTTTACTCTCTGCCATTTAACCTCTCTCCTAGTTACTGGTACTGGTTCCTAGCCTGTTGTCTCATGCGGTTCGCGCCGATTTCCGACCGGCACTCACCAGGCACGAGAAACTAGTTGCCAGTTACTAGCCTGACTTCTAACTTCTAAGCATACTTACGCTTTATCAATATCGCCTTCGCAGCTACGGCATATTCTTACCTTTATGCCGTTTTCTGCTATGCGATGACCGACTCGTGTCGGCTGACCACAGCTCGGGCAAACCAGCATCACGTTTGATACATGAATCGCTGCTTCTCTCTCCTGGATACCGCCCTGCGGTACCTTCTGGGTTGGGCGCATATGGCGCTTTACCATCGCGAGGTGCTCAACGACAACCCGCTCTTCTTTCGGCAGCGCAAAGAGCACTTTGCCTTTCTTGCCTTTTTCTTTGCCAGCTATGACCTGTACCCTATCGCCTTTTCTGATTGATAGTTTTGGCACTTTTCGCGTGCTTTTATTGGCCATTTTAACTATTCCTCCTACAGTACTTCTGGAGCCAATGAAACGATCTTCATATAGTTACGATCCCTGAGCTCCCTAGCAACCGGCCCAAAAATACGCGTTCCGCGTGGGCTTCCATCGTCCTTGATGATAACGGCCGCATTGTCGTCAAAACGTACATAAGACCCATCTTTACGGCCTATCGGTTGCTTTGTGCGAACAACTACGGCCTTTACGACATCGCCTTTTTTTACTGTGCCGCCGGGAATCGCTTCTTTGACAGCGCCGACAATCGTATCGCCAACAGACCCGTAGCGCCGCATCGAGCCGCCGAGAACCCTGATGCACAGGATCTCTCGTGCCCCGGTATTATCAGCAATTTTTAGTCTTGATTGCTGTTGGATCATGCCTTCTTCCTTCTTTCCTCAACGGTCTCTATAAATACGGTTCTTATACTCACGGTTCTATTTAGCCCGCTCAAGAACCTCTGATACGCGCCACCGCTTGGTCTTACTCAAGGGACGCGTCTCGGTAATCTGTACGGTATCGCCAAGCTTTGCGTCATTGGTCTCATCGTGCGCTTTGAACTTGGTGGTTCGCTTTATCGTCTTCTTGTAGAGCCGGTGTCTTACGGTTGTCTCGACTGCTACTGTAACGGTTTTGTCCATTGCATCGCTTACAACCTTACCGACTCTTGTCTTCCGGCTTCC
This window of the Candidatus Aquicultor sp. genome carries:
- a CDS encoding adenylate kinase, whose protein sequence is MNVILLGPPGAGKGTQAERIVKTYGLPHISTGDMLRAAVANKTELGLKAQEYMTQGALVPDKVVIGIVRDRIQEPDCEKGFLLDGFPRTVAQADALDQALQKLDRHIDAVVNIAVDDQELLNRLTGRRICKTCQRPYHMVFNPPAQEGACDCGGELYQRADDTIETVKNRLDVYHNQTAPLIDYYRNKGVLIDIDGSKSVDAVFDDVKGVLSATV
- the secY gene encoding preprotein translocase subunit SecY gives rise to the protein MIEALANAFKVPDLKRRILFTLAMIGIYRLGAHVPVPGVKVDALKSLFESSPLLGFVDLFAGGALSNFAVFALGIMPYITASIILSLLTIVIPTLQAWSKEGDVGQRKITQWTRYLTLMLALVQSVSLTVLFQNQLRALGAAGSFTLATNALIVLTLVAGTAFIMWLGELITQRGIGNGMSILIFASIISRLPEAIYQTGVTGGAVTVVGLLVVLFAIIVSIIFVEKAQRRIPVQYAKRVVGRKVYGGSSTYIPLKVNSAGVIPIIFASSVLIFPATILQMFKGGFSTTVTRLLDPSGAIYLSLYALLVIFFTYFYTAIIFNPIDISDNMKKYGGFIPGVRPGKPTAGYLDRVLTRITLPGAFFLALIAIIPQILGKFLNIPFFQGGNFGGTSLLIIVGVALETMRQIESQLLMRHYEGFLK
- the rplO gene encoding 50S ribosomal protein L15 — translated: MRLHELSPAPGAVKKKKRVGRGPGSGHGKTATRGTKGQKSRSGGGKGPGFEGGQTPIYRRLPKLPGFKNPFKKVFELVNVDQLNSFDAGSVVDAQALQQAGIIKKATMPIKVLGRGEVEKSLTVQADQFSGSAVRKIEAAGGKVESRK
- the rpmD gene encoding 50S ribosomal protein L30 produces the protein MAKLKIKQVRSGIGRKEDQKRTLRALGLKRIRHVVEQEDRPEIRGMIAKVSHLVEVEEVG
- the rpsE gene encoding 30S ribosomal protein S5 — translated: MSKRINPDELELEEKLVNINRVAKVVKGGRRFSLSALVVVGDRNGHVGIGFGKGGEVPIAIQKGIQDAKKNLFYVPLAGSTITHEVVGQYGAGRVLLKPASEGTGVIAGGPVRAILELAGVRDILTKSLGSQNPINMLRATVQGLQSLKTPEEVAKLRGMTTEELASKR
- the rplR gene encoding 50S ribosomal protein L18, whose protein sequence is MGKTAQERIARLRRHRRVRKKLSGTAERPRMSVFRSTNHIYVQVIDDTKGTTLISASSLDADIKSKVSTGGNVEAAKMVGALVAKKAQDKGIIEVVFDRGGFLYHGRVKALADAARETGLKF
- the rplF gene encoding 50S ribosomal protein L6, translated to MSRIGKLPINVPAGVEVIIQPAEVVVKGPKGQLSEKIPQGIKISQEDNQVLVQRLSESKLHRSLHGLVRTLVNNMVVGVSDGYAKTLEIVGVGYRATKKGNDIELAMGFSHPVPVVAEPGIEFEVPAPNRIVVRGANKQRVGQVAANIRSVRPPEPYKGKGIKYEGEHIRRKVGKTAK
- the rpsH gene encoding 30S ribosomal protein S8; its protein translation is MTMTDPIADMLTRIRNANRAYHGAVDIPDSRMKEQIAKILKEEGYIQDFEVVQENGGFKMIRVKMSYGPDRERVITGIKRISKPGLRIYAKKDEIPRVLGGLGIAVMSTSKGIMTGNAAKRAGLGGEVLCYVW
- a CDS encoding type Z 30S ribosomal protein S14 → MAKKSMIAKQQRRSKYATRAYHRCSRCGRPRGYFRKFGLCRICLRELAHRGEIPGVTKASW
- the rplE gene encoding 50S ribosomal protein L5, whose amino-acid sequence is MPRFKATYNKEILPALKTELNYKNVMQVPRVEKIVLNMGVGEAAQNSKALDGAIADMTIIAGQKPIIRRAKKSIAGFKLRENMPVGVKVTLRGNRMYEFLDRLLSTALPRIRDFRGISPKSFDGRGNYSFGITDQLVFPEIDYDKIDKIRGMDITIVTTAKTDEEGRALLKKFGFPFKER
- the rplX gene encoding 50S ribosomal protein L24; this encodes MANKSTRKVPKLSIRKGDRVQVIAGKEKGKKGKVLFALPKEERVVVEHLAMVKRHMRPTQKVPQGGIQEREAAIHVSNVMLVCPSCGQPTRVGHRIAENGIKVRICRSCEGDIDKA
- the rplN gene encoding 50S ribosomal protein L14, with the translated sequence MIQQQSRLKIADNTGAREILCIRVLGGSMRRYGSVGDTIVGAVKEAIPGGTVKKGDVVKAVVVRTKQPIGRKDGSYVRFDDNAAVIIKDDGSPRGTRIFGPVARELRDRNYMKIVSLAPEVL
- the rpsQ gene encoding 30S ribosomal protein S17, which translates into the protein MEEKRGSRKTRVGKVVSDAMDKTVTVAVETTVRHRLYKKTIKRTTKFKAHDETNDAKLGDTVQITETRPLSKTKRWRVSEVLERAK